In Rana temporaria chromosome 3, aRanTem1.1, whole genome shotgun sequence, a single window of DNA contains:
- the LOC120930257 gene encoding extensin-3-like: protein MVETTGSQVPRHPSPTTTQVPPPPKSHRHPSPTAAQVPPPSKSHHHPNPTTTQVPPPSKSHRHPSPTTIQVPLPFKSHRHPSPTTTQVPPPPKSHHHPSPTTIQVPPPSKSHHHPSLTTIQVPPPPKSHHHHPSPTAIHIPLPSKSHQPSKSHRHQSLTSHPSPTAIQVPPAIQVPPPSKSHQPFTPTAIQVPPPSKSHHHPSPTAIQVPPPSKSHHPSKSHHPSKSHQPSKSHRHPSPTTIQVSPSIQVPPPSKSHRHPSSTAIKVPPPSKSHHHLSPTAIQVPLPSKSHHHPSPTAIQVPPPSMSHHPSMSHHH from the coding sequence ATGGTGGAGACCACCGGATCCCAAGTCCCACGCCATCCAAGTCCCACCACCACCCAAGTCCCACCGCCACCCAAGTCCCACCGCCATCCAAGTCCCACCGCCGCCCAAGTCCCACCGCCATCCAAGTCCCACCACCACCCAAATCCCACCACCACCCAAGTCCCACCGCCATCCAAGTCCCACCGCCATCCAAGTCCCACCACCATCCAAGTCCCACTGCCATTCAAGTCCCACCGCCATCCAAGTCCCACCACCACCCAAGTCCCACCGCCACCCAAGTCCCACCACCATCCAAGCCCCACCACCATCCAAGTCCCACCACCATCCAAGTCCCACCACCATCCAAGTCTCACCACCATCCAAGTCCCACCACCACCCaaatcccaccaccaccacccaagtcCCACCGCCATCCATATCCCACTGCCATCAAAGTCTCACCAGCCATCCAAGTCCCACCGCCATCAAAGTCTCACCAGCCATCCAAGTCCCACTGCCATCCAAGTCCCACCAGCCATCCAAGTCCCACCGCCATCAAAGTCTCACCAGCCATTCACTCCCACCGCCATCCAAGTCCCACCACCATCCAAGTCCCACCACCACCCAAGTCCCACCGCCATCCAAGTCCCACCGCCATCCAAGTCTCACCATCCATCCAAGTCTCACCATCCATCCAAGTCCCACCAGCCATCCAAGTCCCACCGCCATCCAAGTCCCACCACCATCCAAGTCTCACCATCCATCCAAGTCCCACCACCATCCAAGTCTCACCGCCATCCAAGTTCCACTGCCATCAAAGTCCCACCGCCATCCAAGTCTCACCACCATCTAAGTCCCACCGCAATCCAAGTCCCACTGCCATCTAAGTCCCACCACCACCCAAGTCCCACCGCCATCCAAGTCCCACCACCATCCATGTCTCACCATCCATCCATGTCCCACCACCATTAA